Proteins from a genomic interval of Desulfobacterales bacterium:
- a CDS encoding M14/M99 family metallopeptidase, translating into MRNRLFFLCWGWCLVILFGLTGTAGAQIRHEVFLANTEHELNVYRIFGEESGKTIMIIGGIQGDEPGGYLTADLYADTHLKKGNLIVVPRANLYSILLNSRNGLTGDMNRKFARETDQVTHLDEEIVSILKHLIAESDCLLNLHEGSGYYSPTWINDMENPGRYGQSIIFDTDTYQVPDSDKVVELGSLARRVIARVNQQIPNPRYRFRANNHDTFATDSKHKEQRKSATFYALTRAHIPAFGVETSKMIKKLETKIQMQKLVINTFMEEMGIVLDSPGLVLDQPRLNYLLVKVNDSHPVALANGATLFITLGDEITVTDILANYPRGVIADIENMGTKNDTNIPFRVCKPTRIIIRKDAEECGWVLVVPREETAPVSSSPRPRLTVDQLKAEQLLVRVGDQLQTLAEGEVLSMPRGARLSLQGIRTNIPGLDEEVFVNLKGFAPPKSVNDGNDLGYTVYTGRDLWTRYSKNKKGRLYPIEATHKDKKIGLFWVELTD; encoded by the coding sequence ATGAGAAACCGGCTGTTCTTCCTCTGCTGGGGATGGTGTCTGGTCATTCTCTTCGGCCTGACCGGCACGGCCGGGGCCCAGATCCGCCACGAAGTTTTCCTGGCCAACACCGAACACGAACTCAACGTATACCGGATATTCGGCGAGGAGTCGGGCAAGACGATCATGATTATCGGCGGGATCCAGGGGGATGAACCCGGCGGTTACCTCACTGCTGATCTCTACGCCGACACCCACCTGAAAAAAGGCAACCTGATCGTGGTGCCCCGGGCCAACCTCTACTCCATCCTGTTAAACAGCCGGAACGGTCTGACCGGGGACATGAACCGCAAGTTCGCCCGGGAGACCGATCAGGTCACCCACCTGGACGAGGAAATAGTCTCCATTCTCAAACACCTGATCGCGGAAAGCGACTGTCTGCTCAACCTCCATGAAGGGTCGGGCTACTACTCCCCCACCTGGATAAACGATATGGAAAACCCGGGACGCTACGGCCAGTCGATCATCTTTGACACCGACACCTACCAGGTGCCGGACAGCGACAAGGTGGTTGAACTCGGTTCCCTGGCCCGCCGGGTAATCGCCCGGGTCAACCAGCAGATCCCCAACCCGCGCTACCGGTTCCGGGCCAACAACCACGACACCTTCGCCACGGACAGCAAGCATAAGGAACAGCGCAAGTCCGCCACCTTCTATGCCCTGACCCGGGCGCATATCCCGGCATTCGGCGTTGAAACCTCGAAGATGATCAAAAAGCTGGAAACCAAGATCCAGATGCAGAAACTGGTGATCAACACCTTTATGGAGGAAATGGGGATTGTCCTTGATTCGCCGGGCCTGGTTCTCGACCAGCCCCGGCTTAATTATCTGCTGGTCAAGGTCAATGATTCCCATCCCGTGGCCCTGGCCAACGGCGCCACGCTTTTCATCACCCTTGGGGACGAGATCACGGTCACCGACATCCTCGCCAATTACCCCCGGGGGGTGATAGCCGATATCGAGAATATGGGCACCAAGAACGACACCAATATCCCGTTCAGGGTGTGCAAGCCGACCAGGATCATCATCCGCAAGGATGCCGAGGAGTGCGGCTGGGTCCTGGTGGTGCCCAGGGAGGAGACAGCGCCGGTTTCTTCCTCCCCCCGGCCCCGGCTCACGGTGGATCAACTCAAGGCCGAACAGCTCCTGGTCCGGGTCGGCGACCAATTACAGACCCTGGCCGAGGGAGAGGTGCTGTCAATGCCCAGGGGCGCGCGGCTGAGTCTCCAGGGGATCCGCACCAACATCCCGGGCCTGGACGAGGAGGTTTTCGTCAATCTCAAGGGCTTTGCACCGCCCAAGTCCGTTAACGACGGCAATGATCTCGGCTACACGGTCTATACCGGCCGGGACCTCTGGACCCGTTATTCCAAGAACAAAAAGGGCCGCTTATATCCCATCGAAGCCACCCATAAGGATAAGAAAATCGGCCTGTTCTGGGTGGAACTCACCGACTGA